The genomic segment CTGTTGAATCAGCAGGTTAACTGTGCAGAACAGCTTGAGAGGGTTTACTTTACTGAATCCCTAGAAGCACTAGTTGTTTTCTATTAAGCagaggttttgttgttgtttacaGTGTTTGTTGAGGAACAAAAGCTGTAGCAGCTCATGAGGAAATACCACAAATTTCTCCCTCAGTCTTAGAACTAGATATCTGTAAAAGCCATCTGAAATTAGCTTTGTGCAGCCACGCTTTACAATGCCTGGAGGTTTGACGACTCCTTTGCAAGCACAAAACCCCTCTGGAAGCAGCTGCGTGTTTTTTATCTACCAgcctcagagcagggctgtgttcACCACCCTGAAGCTCTGAcgtggcagcagagcctggtcaGCTCCCCAAAGCGCTGCACCCACCGTGCCCACAGCAGACATTCCTCTTCTGGCACGAGGGCACTGGTAACAGAGACACCCCAATGTTTGGCTGTATTCTAGAAGGGCAGTTTCTGATGCATTTATGTGCAAACACATTTATTCACCCTGAACgatactctttttcttttttagttttcaatGTAGGTAACGAAAACTCCCTGCTAGCACGAGGtgctttttcattcttctccAAGAGGAAACTCCCTCATCACGTTTTTTGTGTATAATAAGCAGTTTGTGTAAATTACCATTGAGTAGGGTGGAATTTTATAAAACACGCTGGTGTCGTGAAAACATTTCTTAGAAGAATTTTGAAGATGTTAGCCTAACTATTTTTCATATGAAGTATTTAACCATTTTCTAACAGTTACTTTATTTACTAAGAGGTACTGTTAGGATTTTGCATTACCCACAGAACCTTGAAATGGGTTAAATTGAGGGGAGTTTAGTGTAAAATAATCATGttttcagacttctttttttaattctgaacaAAAGGTAAAGAACTGAAGTAGAAGGTATATAAAATGCCATCATTTCCTGCCTAGGAAATCTGATAAAATGTGGCAATTTAGTCAGTAGAAAAATAGAGATATGTAGGGAAATGTGTGTGATAACAGAAAGGttataatttggaaaaaaaaaaaaaaaaggatgagaaCTTTTTTGTGCAACAGTAAAACGTCAAACTGAATTGAAGGACTGAATTTAGTTATGTCAAATAAAAGTACTTAGTCTCATGTGATTCAATCTGCTGAAAAGTGAACTGTTCTCTAATATTGATTTAGCTTTTCTAAGCCAGAAAGTTTTATTATGTCTAATTCACTCCAAGGAAAAATAGCAGTACTGCAAGCTTAatattttgaagatgaaaaggaagaagtgaAGCAAAGCCTATGGCTGGGTGCCCAAGATCTGCACTCCCTGACTGGCTTTGCCATGTGTTGTACACTAACACATGGGCTCTGTTAGTGCCTAAAATGGAGGTGGCATTTACTCTACTCCCTCTGTAAGGGGTCAGCCTTGATTTTGTGTTCTTAGAACAAGCACACAGAGATCCCTGGCAGAGGGAACTGCACTCTCAGGCACTGTCCTTTTGTCCTGGACTTTGTACACAAAGGAGCACAGATGTCCCCTGCACGGGCTGGGGACTGGCTCCCAGCAGTATGGCAGCACAAATCTCCTGTGTTACGTAGCGTCACTGATGCTGTGACTGTTACTGCTTTTACCTTTAGCAAATATGTAACATAGGAAGTGACTGTGTCATTACACATGAAAGGTCATGAAGGTGCCCAGTGGAACAGCAAAGAAAGGTGTATTTCATCTGTGCCTTCAATATTTCTGTTGTTCCATGTTTAGCACTGTGTTGATTCAGTCAGCAATTTCCAGCTAacttttcctttggtttcttGCTAGTTAGAAGCctggaggaaaacaggaaaatctaCCCTATTCTCATTACCACACCTaacaaagcttttctgtttcagaccacaacagagacagagacagtGTTTCAGTCTCTCAGGAACTCACTTGTAATAGGAAGCATTTAGATTCACAAATCCAGTCAAGCCATTTATCACTTGACAATGTCAGGGATGGCAGATTGTCCTGCTGGACACTTGTGCAGATGGTATCTCAAAAGAAAGAATGTGCATTTTAATGCTGCCAGTTCTATTCTTAATCTAGTTGAAGTATTACTTTCAAGTAAGCTTTCTAAAGTGATACATATAAGTGGTATTTCATTTTAGTATTTCTGAATATAACTGTGCAACTCAGATTTCATTACCTGAGAGTAAAATCTATCTTTCATACTACAGAAGTTGATCAGCGTCTCACCAAACCTCCCTAAACTCATCAGCTCGATGAACGTACAGCCaccaaaggaaaatgaaatagtCCTGCTCAGTGGATTAGCATCAGGAAACCTTCAGGCCGACTGTGAGGTTCCCCAGGTAGGAATCAAACTCATCTTTAAGATCACATCACACCTGTGAAGGATGGAATTTGGAATACGGGAAAAATTAACCCGAAAGCAAAGACCTCACATCAGTTTGAGATGAGTGGGAGTTtgcaaacataaaaaaaaatcaacagacTTGTGTTAGACAGATTTAAGCCTGtggtgggcagggacacacacacacacaccattTACACAGATAGGCGAGATCCTGCTATTCCCTCTAGATCCTGAGGGTGTCTGGGTTGCAGCTGATAATGGTTTGAGCCACATTAGCAGTTGATCCTTCAGGGAAGGCAGGCATTGGTGGCAGAGATGAGATTCATATGGCCAGATTTCAAGAGTAGCAGGACTCAgaagggcagcacagagggaagaggaaagatgTAACACTTctgtgcacagagctgggccagggcacagctgctACAGACTCCCTTTCAAGTGAAGTCTTGCCACTTCCCACTTTTGTTCCCAATGCATCTTCTCCCCTGCGTGCACCTTGGAAAAGGGCTGATGATAGGACTTGAAGATTCTAGAGGCTACTGTAAGCCTGAATGTGATCAATGTGAAAATACCAAGTGACGTTAAACGTATCAGAGATGACACCTCATTTAGCTTCTGTCaacttaaaaagtaattaatgcattaattaaaatttaacatttaaagGAGCTAGAGGCGAGGTTCTCATGCTAACTCCTTCACTCCCATTATTGCCAATTAAACGTTCCCTATCTGTGATCTGAAAGCCAAGAATTCCTCTTAGTGGCACCACATagagaaaggaagcaaatgATAACATTTgcttaaagacattttaatacaCAAGTTCCAGAAGCTTAACTCCTTATTGTAATAAGagctattttcttcctttccatttttgtcATCCTTTATACCTGTTCATGTATGTGTAAAGAAATAGAGTGAAAAATATGTCAGTATTTTTGGGCCTAATTCTGATCTAATTGGGTCATTCATGAAATGGGAACAACTTTATAgactagaatcatagaatggtttgggttggaagggactttaaagatcatctcgttccaaaccccctgccatgggcagggactccttccactagaccaggttgctcagagccccattcaacctggtcttgaacaattccaggtATGGGACATTTATgatttctctgggcaatctgttcaagtgtctcactaccctcactataaagaatttttcctaatatctaatctaaacctattctctttagtttgaagccattcccctttgtcctgtcactacatgctcctgtaaatagtccctctccatctttcttgtaggctcccttcaggtactggaagtcCTGAATCATGTCACCCTAaagccttctgttttccaggctgaacaagcccaactctctcagcctttcctcataggagaggtgcttcatccctctaatcatcttggtggcctcctctggactcgaTCCAACAGGTCAATGTGCTTCCTGTGCTGGCAACTCCAGAGTTGGACActactccaggtgggatctcaccagagtggagtagagcAGCAGAATCACCTCAGTAGAGGGGCACAGTCACCTCTCAAATTCATTAAAACTGCAGAATTATCCTGGAGTACAAAACTGTCCCAGCAAActtacaaaaaacccaaacagataTTGCCAGGTTtgtctgctgcagaaaaaaagaagcagaaaacttcttttcactgaaattaaCTTGTGTACAAAAGTCTTCCTGAAGCAGACCCTGTAACAGCTGTATTGCAAAGATCATTGAATTTTATGTTATACCAATAAGCTGATCATTAAAGAGAGAAATTACCTAGTTATTGAGCTTCTTGCCATTTGTGACTAATGGCTGAATTtagaaaggtttaaaaaacaTGAGCACAAGGCTGTGGTGGGAGCACTGGAGCTCCCAACCCTACAGCACAGGGGCAAGCTACTGCAATATGCACAAGGGTGTTTTGAGGCTCAAACAAGGTAACTCAAGCACCCAAGACATCCCCATCTCCATAGAGGGAACTAACCTAAATTTTTGTCTTGTAAGACAAGTAAAGCCTTGCATTGAGACTGGATGAGATTTATTGGCCAGATATGCCATCATCACACTTTTGTTTGGCTTTCAGAGAATTTCATTTGTAAGGTGACTGGCAGAGTTTTCCTGCAAGGATTTTTATGTTGCTCACCCCTCAGCCCTTTTCACAAGCATAACCCTGCAAACTGTGGCCTGGAGAAACAGCAGAGGAATGTTTGATCTAAGGCTGCatctattttttattacatttttcacaATACAGTATGCTCACGTCTGATTCAGCAGTTGTTTCGTAGCAGCTATCTAATctatcttttctgttttacttttaacACACTAATTTATCTGGTTTTCTGTTCAGACACATTTTTTAGGTGGAAAGGAAGAGCAGGCTAATAAACATGCTAGTCCAGCGTAGCACTCATTCTACTGTCTTTATTACTAGATATCTGATTGTATTCACACTCAAAGACAAAAGGTCCAGAATGAGGTTACATTATGGTAGATACTGTGCAAATGCCCAGTGGGTCCAAGGCATCTTTTGCCCAGCTTAAAATTCACTGCCTCAATCCAAAGTTGGTTCCACCCAAGCTGGTTCCTTCCTGGGGGCCTGGAGTTAAAAGCACAGGATCACAGGCTACAAAAGCTTGGCTTTGCTTCAGAGTACATCCATACAACAGGCGTGGTCCCATGCAGAGATATCGACTTAGCTCTGTTGTTGTATAAATGTCCAACAGTTTTTAATATCAATAAAAGGAGGATAACAAGAgttcctttctctctgtttctgtaCAACTCTCGACTTAATtgtacagcttctctgggtaagaCAGTTTTATATAAAGGCTCATCACATTGTGCACTGGAGCCCCGTTTCCAGTGGGAGGTTATATAGGCCTGAAATAATGGGGCTTTGGACAAAGAAGGAAtgagaggaagagcagcaaagaaacaaaataaaacgCTATTTTAAAACAGTCTGTAGGAACACTAAAGGTGACCTGTTCTTAATCTTGTCAGCCAGCATTTACAGGGCTGCCTTCAAACAAGCATTGCAAGGGAAATTATCTTGAAAGGGAATTCATACCCACAAACAATCCCTTCAAGAGACAGGTAATGCCGGGTGGTGCGAGGCCATTAATAACAGCATGTCAGATGGCTAACTGCAAATAAGTCTCTGTCATTAAAACAAGTTGATTGAAAACAAGCAACTTGGCAATTTCAACAAAATTGCCAAGTATCCCCTGTGATACAGCTGGGTTCTCTACTAAAGCACTTGTATAACAAAAGCTGTCAGTCCAAGAAGTCTTATTTTGGCATATATGTAACTGGACACTGTGTTACTAATATTTAAATGACAAATCATATTACATCTTTGCAACAGAACATCCTCGAGATATTTATAGAGAGGGAAgcttaaaataagttttattttttaattaaataactgTCTGAGATTCTTTTCCCCTCTAGTGTCCTTGGCTGGCAGATGTCTGCCTGGTTCAGTGTGCGAGGGGGGACAGGAGAAACAGCCCAAGCTGCATCATTTTTGAAATAAACAAGTTTCTGATTGGACTTGAGCTTGTTCAGGAGAGGCACCTGCAGATAGAAACTCGTGTCTTAAAGCCAGAGGATGACACAAACTGCTCCGTGTCCTCAATAGAAGAAGATTTCCTCACGGCATCTGAGCACCTCGAGGATGACAACGAGGCTGATGAATGCAAAGCGGGTAAAAGCAACGGGACTGAGAATAATTCTGCTGTTGTTGGTACTGCAAAACTGCTATGGCAATGCTCACAGAAATTGCACTTGATTTTGATTCGTGCATATGTAATTTAGAAAACGGACAGCcactcatatttttaaattgctgttcAGAGACAAGGACACATGGCTGTGCAGTACTTTTGCAGAGCAGTGATGTGGTACGCAGTTgtgcagctgttttctttttaaagccacAGGGTACTCTGCAAAAaactaattatttctttttcttaatagGTCATGAAAAATTAAACGTTTCAGAAGCATCTTCAGatgtcaaaaaaaataaaggaaagggatttgaaaatattcactACAGAAAAGCCAGATTGCCATTCATTCTTGAAGGAAACTGCATTAATAAAGATAATGGAGCTACTCAAGTCTCTGAAGCTGTGAATGTTGTGGCTGAAAATGTCCTCTTACAACCTGAATGTAAGTCAGACCAGGAAAAACTGTGGCAGAAGGAATTAGCTGAAAAAGCTACTTCATCATTTAGTACTACTAATTTGACTAGTGAGGTTGAAGGTTCCTGCCCAGCGCTCATGTTAGAAGATGTGTCTTTAACCAAAATGGCTAAAGAGGAGCTGGAGCCTCTGTGtgacccaaaaccaaaacacaacagtAAGACAGATGGGGAAGACTGTGCAGGTATCAGGAAAACTGATCCTCCCTCACAAAATGAGCAGGGGACCACAGGTCAGTATGCCACAAATTTGGCAGAATCTGTTCTGCAGGATGCATTCATTAGACTGTCACAGTCTCGACCCAGTTTCAGTGAGGAGGCTGCAGTCAGCATCTCTGTGGGAAGCTCCGGTAAGTCAGATGATGTATCTGCTTCCCGATCATGGAATGAACTTCCAAAGATTGTCATAGTGCAAAGTCCAGACAGTTCTGAGAACATACCTGACTGGCCAGGGTCTGCCTTCCCCAACCTGTGCCACTGGACTGAGTCAGAAAGCTCTGCTGAAGTTTCAGATTACTTTGAGGAAGAACATTCAAACGGACATGACCAAAGTGCACTGGAAGTGGCTCTGGCTTGTGCAGCCACTGTCATTGGAACCATTTCCAGTCCCCAGGCTGCAGAAAAATTCAGATGGGACCAAGAAGTCACAGACTCCCGAAGCAGAGTGGTGGTAGATGAAGAGGTGCACACAGCACCGTCACAGCCCTTTGATGACTCTGCTGGCACAGAATATTCCTTTCCATCTGCGCTGTGTGGCATGACTCAAGTAGCAAGTGCTGTGGCCATCTGTGGTCTGGGGGAAACGAAGGAGGAGAAGTACCCTGCAACGTCAAGTGGGCTTCTGTCTGCTGCTCAGGCTTCTGCAGCCATTACTCTGCACTGTAGCATAGCTATAGGAAGCAGCATGGAAAAGCTAAATGAGAGCATTGCAGAGGCACTTCTCAAAGAGGCATCTGTAATTTTGACAAAACCCAACACATACAAAAATGTAGGGCATTTTATGGAGTCCATAAATGGGAAAATTATTGAAACAGCAGCAAGGCCACGTATTCCACATGCTGATGAAGTAATCAGGGATGAACTTGCGCAAAACCTATCCAATATTATCCTACGACATTCTATGGAAGAGgttagaaagaagaaacagctaCACCCCCACTCAGAAAATGGCTCAAGTACGCAAGACATTTTCACAGAGACTGCTAATGAGttgctttttaatataatatatttcaCTTGCAAGAAAATAAACGACATAAGGCAAGTTGAAGAAtgttctcctctcttttctgagggcagaaaagcagagaaagtaaCAAGAGCAGAAGGATGGTCAACACCAGCAACAGCATGTGAAACTTCTCACAGCTCCCTTGATCACTCTGCTGCTAAGCCATTTGGTACATCCTACAGTACCAGTACTAGCAAAGATCTTGGAAATGTCACAACTACTTGGAAAAGTAATATGAAAGATGTAAGTAGCAATGAAGGTGCCACACTGAGCTCAGAACCAAGTGGAGATACAGAGCATAACACACTTGGTGGAAAAACATCTCCCAAGAAGAGATACCTGAAAAGAACCACACGAGACTGTTACAAATCCCCAAATCAGAGCAACAATCAGCATCAGAAGAAAGATTACAGATCATtttcaaacagagaaaatacCTTTGCAAACAATGAATGCAGACATGGTGTTCAAGAACAGCTGTCTTCCAGTGCCACCACAACTGCAGAAAACCAAGCCAAGCATAAGTGTGATTCTGTGCTAAATAATGATGTTCAACTTAGCTTGTCTTTATTAGGAAACCATGTCTTGCTTCCTTCTCAGCCTGTGCTACAGGTGAAAAATTCAAGAGACAAATATTGTATAACAGATTTTGCAGAGGAATTGGCAGAAACTGTTGTCTCTATGGCAACAGAAATAGCTGCCATTTGTCTAGAAAATTCAAACGGAAAGCAACCCTGGTTCTGTGCATGGAAGAGAGGCAATGAATATCTAGTGACCCAGAGTTTATCATGCAGAaccatgaaaaggaaaaaggaaaccCATACTAATGGTTCAGTGGTTCGGAAGCATAGGGCACCTCGACTAAGTgagatcaaaagaaaaacagatgagcATCCAGAGCTAAAGGAAAAACTGATGAATCGGGTAGTAGATGAATCTATAAACCTTGAGGACACACCTGATTCAGTCAATATCTTTGCAAATGAAGTGGCTGCCAAGATCATGAACCTCACCGAACTCTCCATGGTTGACAGCATCTGGCAAGGTCCAAACCACCCTAGGAACAGACTGCACTGTGAAAGATGGAGTCGAGCCAAGGCCTCAAGCTGTGAGAGCATTCCCGAGGAGGACTCGGATTCCAAAGCCTCTTTCAATACCCTAGGCCTAATGAACAGCTTTGGTCAGTCTATGAGCCAGACAAGTTCTGTCTCAAAGCAGTCTAGTTGTGAAAGCATTACAGATGAATTTTCAAGATTTATGGTGAACCagatggaaaatgaaggaa from the Chiroxiphia lanceolata isolate bChiLan1 chromosome 10, bChiLan1.pri, whole genome shotgun sequence genome contains:
- the SPHKAP gene encoding A-kinase anchor protein SPHKAP isoform X3 produces the protein MSRPGTRSTFESPLMHEVPERQGSSTDSSASSLGSSVTACKKILCSNSLLESTDYWLQNQRTPCQIGFLEDKSESNCASVCFVNLDANKDDCSDEQVKQKLISVSPNLPKLISSMNVQPPKENEIVLLSGLASGNLQADCEVPQCPWLADVCLVQCARGDRRNSPSCIIFEINKFLIGLELVQERHLQIETRVLKPEDDTNCSVSSIEEDFLTASEHLEDDNEADECKAGHEKLNVSEASSDVKKNKGKGFENIHYRKARLPFILEGNCINKDNGATQVSEAVNVVAENVLLQPECKSDQEKLWQKELAEKATSSFSTTNLTSEVEGSCPALMLEDVSLTKMAKEELEPLCDPKPKHNSKTDGEDCAGIRKTDPPSQNEQGTTGQYATNLAESVLQDAFIRLSQSRPSFSEEAAVSISVGSSGKSDDVSASRSWNELPKIVIVQSPDSSENIPDWPGSAFPNLCHWTESESSAEVSDYFEEEHSNGHDQSALEVALACAATVIGTISSPQAAEKFRWDQEVTDSRSRVVVDEEVHTAPSQPFDDSAGTEYSFPSALCGMTQVASAVAICGLGETKEEKYPATSSGLLSAAQASAAITLHCSIAIGSSMEKLNESIAEALLKEASVILTKPNTYKNVGHFMESINGKIIETAARPRIPHADEVIRDELAQNLSNIILRHSMEEVRKKKQLHPHSENGSSTQDIFTETANELLFNIIYFTCKKINDIRQVEECSPLFSEGRKAEKVTRAEGWSTPATACETSHSSLDHSAAKPFGTSYSTSTSKDLGNVTTTWKSNMKDVSSNEGATLSSEPSGDTEHNTLGGKTSPKKRYLKRTTRDCYKSPNQSNNQHQKKDYRSFSNRENTFANNECRHGVQEQLSSSATTTAENQAKHKCDSVLNNDVQLSLSLLGNHVLLPSQPVLQVKNSRDKYCITDFAEELAETVVSMATEIAAICLENSNGKQPWFCAWKRGNEYLVTQSLSCRTMKRKKETHTNGSVVRKHRAPRLSEIKRKTDEHPELKEKLMNRVVDESINLEDTPDSVNIFANEVAAKIMNLTELSMVDSIWQGPNHPRNRLHCERWSRAKASSCESIPEEDSDSKASFNTLGLMNSFGQSMSQTSSVSKQSSCESITDEFSRFMVNQMENEGRGFDLLLDYYAGKNANNILTSALQQVAKKNGHLNVRPSCPSKQSSTESITEEFYRYMLREIERENKDNLYSPRNSKDWCDSLLPPSLRSPFCFRQSSMPDSRSSGSRLTVNVPVKANSLDGFAHHRQDSLSVQPASTVASSGLCKSDSCLYQRCKTDQITDMLIHETWASSIESLMRKNKIIADEAEAAEAEQFYSDSPPHVEQYAKRLAANIVESGKSLIVVQQDSCDYTSREHVLESKHPQSTAQIQSKPKTEEVNLDEKKEHLKSPGSLPAGQRREVPLIQIESDQRDEPHKDSESLTSCGPSGKEHQSKEKPPEALDGKHIVSSSPANSNSPQNRSDAEIIGETKAAEEFPNHLSSSEESTGSWSQLANDEDNPDDTSSYLQLSERSMSNGNSSTTSSLGIMDLEIYQENVPSSPMINELVEEKVFLKEQTENTDESTSELSVGTANCQKDLLVINFDLEPECPDVELRATLQWIAASELGIPTIYFKKSQENRIEKFLDVVQLVQRKSWKVGDIFHAVVQHCKLSEEGREMTPSLFDWLLELG
- the SPHKAP gene encoding A-kinase anchor protein SPHKAP isoform X2 → MAGQPPPAAPSTFESPLMHEVPERQGSSTDSSASSLGSSVTACKKILCSNSLLESTDYWLQNQRTPCQIGFLEDKSESNCASVCFVNLDANKDDCSDEQVKQKLISVSPNLPKLISSMNVQPPKENEIVLLSGLASGNLQADCEVPQCPWLADVCLVQCARGDRRNSPSCIIFEINKFLIGLELVQERHLQIETRVLKPEDDTNCSVSSIEEDFLTASEHLEDDNEADECKAGHEKLNVSEASSDVKKNKGKGFENIHYRKARLPFILEGNCINKDNGATQVSEAVNVVAENVLLQPECKSDQEKLWQKELAEKATSSFSTTNLTSEVEGSCPALMLEDVSLTKMAKEELEPLCDPKPKHNSKTDGEDCAGIRKTDPPSQNEQGTTGQYATNLAESVLQDAFIRLSQSRPSFSEEAAVSISVGSSGKSDDVSASRSWNELPKIVIVQSPDSSENIPDWPGSAFPNLCHWTESESSAEVSDYFEEEHSNGHDQSALEVALACAATVIGTISSPQAAEKFRWDQEVTDSRSRVVVDEEVHTAPSQPFDDSAGTEYSFPSALCGMTQVASAVAICGLGETKEEKYPATSSGLLSAAQASAAITLHCSIAIGSSMEKLNESIAEALLKEASVILTKPNTYKNVGHFMESINGKIIETAARPRIPHADEVIRDELAQNLSNIILRHSMEEVRKKKQLHPHSENGSSTQDIFTETANELLFNIIYFTCKKINDIRQVEECSPLFSEGRKAEKVTRAEGWSTPATACETSHSSLDHSAAKPFGTSYSTSTSKDLGNVTTTWKSNMKDVSSNEGATLSSEPSGDTEHNTLGGKTSPKKRYLKRTTRDCYKSPNQSNNQHQKKDYRSFSNRENTFANNECRHGVQEQLSSSATTTAENQAKHKCDSVLNNDVQLSLSLLGNHVLLPSQPVLQVKNSRDKYCITDFAEELAETVVSMATEIAAICLENSNGKQPWFCAWKRGNEYLVTQSLSCRTMKRKKETHTNGSVVRKHRAPRLSEIKRKTDEHPELKEKLMNRVVDESINLEDTPDSVNIFANEVAAKIMNLTELSMVDSIWQGPNHPRNRLHCERWSRAKASSCESIPEEDSDSKASFNTLGLMNSFGQSMSQTSSVSKQSSCESITDEFSRFMVNQMENEGRGFDLLLDYYAGKNANNILTSALQQVAKKNGHLNVRPSCPSKQSSTESITEEFYRYMLREIERENKDNLYSPRNSKDWCDSLLPPSLRSPFCFRQSSMPDSRSSGSRLTVNVPVKANSLDGFAHHRQDSLSVQPASTVASSGLCKSDSCLYQRCKTDQITDMLIHETWASSIESLMRKNKIIADEAEAAEAEQFYSDSPPHVEQYAKRLAANIVESGKSLIVVQQDSCDYTSREHVLESKHPQSTAQIQSKPKTEEVNLDEKKEHLKSPGSLPAGQRREVPLIQIESDQRDEPHKDSESLTSCGPSGKEHQSKEKPPEALDGKHIVSSSPANSNSPQNRSDAEIIGETKAAEEFPNHLSSSEESTGSWSQLANDEDNPDDTSSYLQLSERSMSNGNSSTTSSLGIMDLEIYQENVPSSPMINELVEEKVFLKEQTENTDESTSELSVGTANCQKDLLVINFDLEPECPDVELRATLQWIAASELGIPTIYFKKSQENRIEKFLDVVQLVQRKSWKVGDIFHAVVQHCKLSEEGREMTPSLFDWLLELG
- the SPHKAP gene encoding A-kinase anchor protein SPHKAP isoform X4 translates to MVSACCTFESPLMHEVPERQGSSTDSSASSLGSSVTACKKILCSNSLLESTDYWLQNQRTPCQIGFLEDKSESNCASVCFVNLDANKDDCSDEQVKQKLISVSPNLPKLISSMNVQPPKENEIVLLSGLASGNLQADCEVPQCPWLADVCLVQCARGDRRNSPSCIIFEINKFLIGLELVQERHLQIETRVLKPEDDTNCSVSSIEEDFLTASEHLEDDNEADECKAGHEKLNVSEASSDVKKNKGKGFENIHYRKARLPFILEGNCINKDNGATQVSEAVNVVAENVLLQPECKSDQEKLWQKELAEKATSSFSTTNLTSEVEGSCPALMLEDVSLTKMAKEELEPLCDPKPKHNSKTDGEDCAGIRKTDPPSQNEQGTTGQYATNLAESVLQDAFIRLSQSRPSFSEEAAVSISVGSSGKSDDVSASRSWNELPKIVIVQSPDSSENIPDWPGSAFPNLCHWTESESSAEVSDYFEEEHSNGHDQSALEVALACAATVIGTISSPQAAEKFRWDQEVTDSRSRVVVDEEVHTAPSQPFDDSAGTEYSFPSALCGMTQVASAVAICGLGETKEEKYPATSSGLLSAAQASAAITLHCSIAIGSSMEKLNESIAEALLKEASVILTKPNTYKNVGHFMESINGKIIETAARPRIPHADEVIRDELAQNLSNIILRHSMEEVRKKKQLHPHSENGSSTQDIFTETANELLFNIIYFTCKKINDIRQVEECSPLFSEGRKAEKVTRAEGWSTPATACETSHSSLDHSAAKPFGTSYSTSTSKDLGNVTTTWKSNMKDVSSNEGATLSSEPSGDTEHNTLGGKTSPKKRYLKRTTRDCYKSPNQSNNQHQKKDYRSFSNRENTFANNECRHGVQEQLSSSATTTAENQAKHKCDSVLNNDVQLSLSLLGNHVLLPSQPVLQVKNSRDKYCITDFAEELAETVVSMATEIAAICLENSNGKQPWFCAWKRGNEYLVTQSLSCRTMKRKKETHTNGSVVRKHRAPRLSEIKRKTDEHPELKEKLMNRVVDESINLEDTPDSVNIFANEVAAKIMNLTELSMVDSIWQGPNHPRNRLHCERWSRAKASSCESIPEEDSDSKASFNTLGLMNSFGQSMSQTSSVSKQSSCESITDEFSRFMVNQMENEGRGFDLLLDYYAGKNANNILTSALQQVAKKNGHLNVRPSCPSKQSSTESITEEFYRYMLREIERENKDNLYSPRNSKDWCDSLLPPSLRSPFCFRQSSMPDSRSSGSRLTVNVPVKANSLDGFAHHRQDSLSVQPASTVASSGLCKSDSCLYQRCKTDQITDMLIHETWASSIESLMRKNKIIADEAEAAEAEQFYSDSPPHVEQYAKRLAANIVESGKSLIVVQQDSCDYTSREHVLESKHPQSTAQIQSKPKTEEVNLDEKKEHLKSPGSLPAGQRREVPLIQIESDQRDEPHKDSESLTSCGPSGKEHQSKEKPPEALDGKHIVSSSPANSNSPQNRSDAEIIGETKAAEEFPNHLSSSEESTGSWSQLANDEDNPDDTSSYLQLSERSMSELVEEKVFLKEQTENTDESTSELSVGTANCQKDLLVINFDLEPECPDVELRATLQWIAASELGIPTIYFKKSQENRIEKFLDVVQLVQRKSWKVGDIFHAVVQHCKLSEEGREMTPSLFDWLLELG